The following proteins are co-located in the Microbacterium immunditiarum genome:
- the pyrE gene encoding orotate phosphoribosyltransferase: protein MTVASTPELEADRQYLIALIQDEAVFHGDFTLASGKQATYYVDMRKLTLDHRAAPSIGRIMLDLIRDVDDIVAVGGLTLGADPIANAIMHESARTHKPLDAFVVRKEPKDHGRGRQIEGADVAGKRVVVVEDTSTTGQSALKAVEALRRAGAEPVAVAVIVDRKTGAQAAVEAEGLQWLAAIDLDDLGLEPQ from the coding sequence ATGACCGTCGCGTCCACGCCTGAGCTCGAAGCCGACCGCCAGTACCTCATCGCCCTCATCCAGGACGAGGCGGTCTTCCACGGCGACTTCACGCTCGCGAGCGGCAAGCAGGCGACATACTACGTCGACATGCGCAAGCTCACGCTCGACCATCGCGCGGCACCGTCGATCGGGCGCATCATGCTCGACCTCATCCGCGACGTCGACGACATCGTCGCCGTCGGCGGCCTCACGCTCGGGGCCGATCCCATCGCGAACGCGATCATGCACGAGTCGGCGCGCACGCATAAGCCGCTCGACGCGTTCGTCGTGCGCAAGGAGCCGAAGGACCACGGGCGCGGACGGCAGATCGAGGGGGCGGATGTCGCGGGCAAGCGCGTCGTCGTCGTCGAAGACACCTCGACCACGGGTCAATCCGCGCTGAAGGCCGTCGAGGCGCTGCGGCGCGCGGGCGCCGAGCCCGTCGCGGTCGCCGTCATCGTCGACCGGAAGACCGGTGCGCAGGCCGCCGTCGAGGCCGAGGGCCTGCAGTGGCTCGCCGCGATCGACCTCGACGATCTGGGGCTCGAGCCGCAGTAG
- a CDS encoding S1 family peptidase: protein MRKPALAVAAAAAALLFMSISTPAQAITNGVPDGDGHPAVGLMVAFQDGAPAWRCSGTLISPTLYLTAGHCTFGADHVEVWFDDDLRDAAATGYPFTGDVSGTPYTHPEYDDAAFYLHDLGMVALDEPVDVDPQYFGTLPALDQLDSLATKRGTQDVTFTAVGYGLQKSFPDAASSKDQAERLRMVSHPKLNQINTGFTGDGSLLLSNNAHTGGTCSGDSGGPTFIGDSLQLAGVTSFGLNVTCAGTGGVYRIDRADDLAFIGGFLN from the coding sequence ATGCGCAAACCCGCGCTCGCTGTCGCTGCTGCAGCGGCGGCATTGCTGTTCATGTCCATCAGCACGCCGGCACAGGCCATCACCAATGGCGTGCCTGACGGCGACGGCCACCCCGCCGTCGGGCTCATGGTGGCCTTCCAGGACGGTGCGCCCGCCTGGCGGTGCAGTGGAACGCTGATCTCGCCGACGCTCTACCTCACGGCCGGCCACTGCACGTTCGGCGCCGACCACGTCGAGGTGTGGTTCGACGACGACCTCCGCGACGCCGCGGCGACGGGCTACCCGTTCACGGGCGACGTCTCGGGCACGCCGTACACGCACCCCGAGTACGACGACGCGGCGTTCTACCTGCACGACCTCGGCATGGTCGCGCTCGACGAGCCCGTCGACGTCGACCCGCAGTACTTCGGCACCCTGCCGGCGCTGGACCAGCTCGACAGCCTCGCGACGAAGCGGGGCACGCAGGACGTCACGTTCACCGCAGTCGGCTACGGCCTGCAGAAGAGCTTCCCGGATGCCGCGTCATCGAAGGACCAGGCCGAGCGCCTGCGCATGGTCTCGCACCCGAAGCTCAATCAGATCAACACGGGCTTCACGGGTGACGGCTCGCTCCTGCTGTCGAACAACGCCCACACCGGCGGCACGTGCTCGGGTGACTCGGGCGGGCCGACGTTCATCGGCGACTCGCTGCAGCTCGCGGGCGTGACCTCCTTCGGTCTCAACGTCACGTGCGCCGGCACGGGCGGCGTGTACCGCATCGACCGCGCGGACGACCTCGCGTTCATCGGTGGATTCCTGAACTGA
- a CDS encoding exodeoxyribonuclease III encodes MRLATWNVNSIRARVDRIIGFAVREHIDVLAMQEIKCKAEQFPYEVFEEAGYHVEAHGFSQWNGVAIASRAPIENVRTAFPGMPGFAKGHPSSGSGQVPDAPQEARAIGATIEGVEVWSLYVPNGRTLQDPHYYYKLDWLAALAGYTREALTGDPDLPLALVGDFNIAPTDADNGDPAVVPGFSTHVSPPEREAFAALEAAGVSDVVRPLVPAGYTYWDYKQLRFPRNQGMRIDFILGSKAFADAVAGAQIHRDERKGEAPSDHVPVVVDLDFGGPDDDDRPMIF; translated from the coding sequence ATGCGCCTGGCCACCTGGAATGTGAACTCGATCCGCGCCCGCGTCGACCGCATCATCGGCTTCGCCGTGCGCGAGCACATCGATGTGCTGGCGATGCAGGAGATCAAGTGCAAGGCCGAGCAGTTCCCCTACGAGGTGTTCGAAGAGGCCGGCTACCACGTCGAGGCGCACGGCTTCTCACAGTGGAACGGCGTCGCGATCGCGAGCCGTGCGCCGATCGAGAACGTGCGCACGGCGTTCCCGGGCATGCCCGGCTTCGCGAAGGGCCACCCTTCGTCAGGCTCAGGGCAGGTGCCGGATGCCCCGCAAGAGGCCCGCGCGATCGGCGCGACGATCGAGGGCGTCGAGGTCTGGAGCCTCTACGTGCCGAACGGCCGCACGCTGCAGGACCCGCACTACTACTACAAGCTCGATTGGCTCGCCGCCCTCGCGGGCTACACGCGCGAAGCCCTCACAGGGGACCCCGACCTTCCGCTCGCATTGGTCGGCGACTTCAACATCGCCCCGACGGATGCCGACAACGGCGACCCCGCCGTCGTGCCCGGCTTCTCCACGCACGTCTCGCCGCCCGAGCGCGAGGCGTTCGCGGCGCTCGAGGCGGCGGGTGTCTCCGACGTCGTGCGCCCGCTCGTGCCGGCCGGCTACACGTACTGGGACTACAAGCAGCTCCGCTTCCCGCGCAACCAGGGCATGCGCATCGACTTCATCCTGGGGTCGAAGGCGTTCGCCGACGCGGTCGCCGGCGCGCAGATCCACCGCGACGAGCGCAAGGGCGAGGCCCCGAGCGATCACGTGCCGGTCGTGGTCGACCTCGATTTCGGCGGACCGGATGACGACGATCGCCCGATGATCTTCTGA
- a CDS encoding dihydrofolate reductase family protein — protein MTGRITIDLFTTLDGVAQAPGAPDEDTSGGFPYGGWQAPFPDRVLGRQIGEGIEAMDALVLGRRTYDIFAAYWPKHTEGDAEGRIGRKFDAIPKYVASRGRPTLAWRGSTLLGPDAAAEVAALRDRHDNIHVIGSVDFVQTLLAEDAYDELLLWVHPIVIGQGKKVFPDGAKPATLELLAPPLVGDTGAVLLRYGPVGPLRTGDMTLPENGD, from the coding sequence ATGACCGGACGCATCACGATCGACCTCTTCACAACCCTCGATGGCGTGGCCCAGGCCCCGGGCGCTCCTGATGAAGACACGTCGGGCGGATTCCCGTACGGCGGGTGGCAGGCTCCGTTCCCTGACCGGGTGCTCGGCCGGCAGATCGGCGAGGGCATCGAGGCCATGGACGCGCTCGTGCTCGGCCGCCGCACGTACGACATCTTCGCGGCGTACTGGCCGAAGCACACCGAGGGCGACGCCGAGGGGCGCATCGGGCGCAAGTTCGACGCCATCCCGAAGTACGTCGCCTCACGCGGACGCCCGACACTCGCGTGGCGGGGCTCGACTCTGCTGGGACCGGATGCCGCGGCCGAGGTCGCCGCGCTGCGGGACCGCCACGACAACATCCATGTCATCGGGAGCGTCGACTTCGTGCAGACCCTGCTCGCCGAGGACGCCTACGACGAGCTGCTGCTGTGGGTGCATCCGATCGTCATCGGGCAGGGCAAGAAGGTGTTCCCCGACGGCGCCAAGCCCGCGACGCTGGAGCTGCTCGCGCCGCCCCTCGTCGGCGACACCGGGGCGGTGCTGCTGCGGTACGGGCCGGTCGGCCCTCTGCGCACCGGCGACATGACGCTGCCCGAAAACGGGGACTGA
- a CDS encoding winged helix-turn-helix transcriptional regulator — protein MASRSYGQYCGVTTAVELIGERWALLIVRDLLVGPRRYTDLKQGLPKIPTNILSTRLKELQESGVVRRVPLVNCGLVYELTPYGRALEPIVLALGRWGFQQMGEPEPGDVVTADSLTMALRTAFDPDAAADLPPADYELHVGDVALRVQVGGTELRIAQLAPPAPPIGGRAPEGEPELVFAAGPGIRRVISRELTPADAIDQDVLAVVRGDGSLLERFAATFHIDPGVALVA, from the coding sequence GTGGCCTCCCGCAGCTACGGGCAGTACTGCGGGGTCACGACGGCTGTCGAGCTGATCGGCGAGCGATGGGCACTGCTCATCGTCCGCGATCTGCTCGTCGGCCCCCGCCGGTACACCGACCTCAAGCAGGGACTGCCCAAGATCCCCACGAACATCCTCTCCACGCGGCTCAAGGAGCTGCAGGAGAGTGGTGTGGTGCGTCGCGTGCCGCTGGTGAACTGCGGTCTCGTATACGAGCTCACGCCGTACGGGCGCGCGCTCGAGCCGATCGTTCTCGCGCTGGGCCGGTGGGGGTTCCAGCAGATGGGCGAGCCCGAGCCCGGCGACGTCGTGACGGCCGACTCGCTCACGATGGCCCTGCGAACGGCGTTCGACCCGGATGCCGCAGCCGACCTCCCGCCTGCGGACTACGAGCTGCACGTGGGCGACGTCGCGCTGCGGGTGCAGGTCGGCGGGACGGAGTTGCGCATCGCCCAGCTCGCCCCGCCGGCGCCGCCCATCGGCGGACGGGCGCCCGAGGGCGAGCCCGAGCTCGTGTTCGCGGCGGGTCCCGGCATCCGTCGCGTCATCTCGCGGGAGCTGACCCCGGCCGACGCGATCGACCAGGACGTGCTCGCCGTCGTGCGCGGCGACGGCTCGCTGCTCGAGCGCTTCGCCGCGACGTTCCACATCGACCCCGGGGTCGCGCTCGTCGCGTGA
- a CDS encoding VOC family protein — protein sequence MTHIFVNVPTDDLERAKAFYTSLGASINPLFTDDNAACIVWDDNVFMMVLRRDYFATFTDKAIADPKTTAQVQIGLSRESREAVDQVVEAGLAKGGSEPRPAQDYGFMYSRDLDDPDGNSLAFIYMEPQAVEQGPDAFLAEQGQNA from the coding sequence ATGACGCACATCTTCGTCAACGTCCCCACCGACGACCTCGAGCGGGCGAAGGCCTTCTACACCTCGCTCGGCGCCAGCATCAATCCGCTGTTCACCGACGACAACGCCGCCTGCATCGTGTGGGACGACAACGTCTTCATGATGGTGCTGCGCCGCGACTACTTCGCGACCTTCACCGACAAGGCCATCGCCGACCCCAAGACCACCGCACAGGTGCAGATCGGACTCAGCCGCGAGTCGCGCGAGGCGGTCGACCAGGTCGTCGAGGCCGGACTCGCGAAGGGTGGCTCGGAGCCGCGTCCGGCGCAGGACTACGGGTTCATGTACAGCCGCGACCTCGACGACCCCGACGGCAACAGCCTCGCCTTCATCTACATGGAGCCGCAGGCGGTCGAGCAGGGTCCCGATGCGTTCCTCGCCGAGCAGGGGCAGAACGCGTAA
- a CDS encoding sensor histidine kinase — translation MSASTAAPTRRIPATARERRGDVWLAAGLFVAAVLSAALGAVAGVYGEDTPGLEWALVYGVALTAPLAVRRRSPAIAAVLVALAFFVAGSFRLPELYVGNIALFIAMYTVGAWVDDRRRATIVRAVIIVGMFAWLLVNMFQAATAPGDDGFSRAGAFSPFVAFVLMQLLVNIAFFGGAYYMGDRAYAAALQRAALEQRTAELEREREVTAAQAVALDRVRIARELHDVVAHHVSAMGVQAGAARAVLDRDPDAAREALLGVEASARSALDELRQLLETLRTPSGETPDASTVRLADIEQLVEHARENGLPTTFTVVGDAVEVPAVVQVNMYRVAQEALTNARRHGGPDAAADVRLRYEPDAVELEVANTGRSGAPARAGLGIVGMRERAAVSGGTIEVGPRSRGGYLVRLRVPVEETAPAVGTGVSA, via the coding sequence ATGTCCGCCTCGACCGCGGCGCCGACGCGCCGCATCCCCGCGACTGCGCGCGAGCGCCGCGGCGACGTGTGGCTCGCCGCCGGGCTCTTCGTCGCCGCAGTGCTCAGCGCCGCGCTCGGCGCCGTCGCCGGCGTCTACGGTGAGGACACCCCGGGCCTCGAGTGGGCCCTCGTATACGGCGTCGCCCTCACCGCACCGCTCGCCGTGCGCCGCCGCTCCCCCGCGATCGCGGCGGTCCTCGTCGCGCTCGCGTTCTTCGTCGCCGGCTCCTTCCGCCTGCCGGAGCTCTACGTCGGCAACATCGCGCTGTTCATCGCCATGTACACGGTCGGCGCGTGGGTCGACGACCGGCGCCGCGCCACGATCGTCCGCGCCGTGATCATCGTCGGCATGTTCGCGTGGCTGCTCGTGAACATGTTCCAGGCCGCGACCGCGCCGGGTGACGACGGCTTCTCCCGCGCCGGCGCGTTCTCGCCGTTCGTCGCGTTCGTGCTCATGCAGCTGCTCGTCAACATCGCCTTCTTCGGTGGCGCGTACTACATGGGAGATCGCGCCTACGCGGCGGCGCTCCAGCGCGCGGCCCTCGAGCAGCGCACGGCCGAGCTCGAACGCGAGCGCGAGGTGACCGCCGCCCAGGCCGTCGCACTCGACCGCGTGCGCATCGCGCGCGAGCTGCACGACGTCGTCGCCCACCACGTGTCGGCGATGGGAGTGCAGGCCGGTGCGGCGCGCGCGGTGCTGGACCGGGATCCGGATGCCGCGCGCGAAGCGCTGCTCGGGGTCGAGGCATCCGCCCGCTCCGCCCTCGACGAGCTGCGCCAGCTGCTCGAGACGCTGCGCACGCCCTCGGGCGAGACGCCGGACGCCTCGACCGTGCGCCTCGCCGACATCGAGCAGCTCGTCGAGCACGCGCGCGAGAACGGGCTGCCGACGACCTTCACCGTCGTCGGCGACGCCGTCGAGGTGCCGGCCGTCGTTCAGGTGAACATGTACCGGGTGGCGCAGGAGGCGCTCACGAACGCGCGCCGGCACGGCGGACCGGATGCCGCGGCTGACGTCCGCCTGCGCTACGAGCCGGACGCCGTCGAGCTCGAGGTCGCCAACACGGGTCGCTCGGGCGCGCCTGCGCGCGCGGGGCTCGGGATCGTCGGCATGCGCGAGCGCGCCGCCGTCTCAGGTGGCACGATCGAGGTCGGCCCGCGCTCGCGCGGCGGCTACCTCGTGCGCCTGCGCGTGCCCGTCGAGGAGACGGCCCCGGCCGTGGGCACGGGGGTCTCGGCGTGA
- a CDS encoding response regulator: MRAGFRMILEAEDGIAVVGEAGTGAEAVAAASAVRPDVVCMDVQMPDMDGIEATRRIVADPSVDAAVVIVTTFDRDDYLFSALSAGASGFLLKNAGPEELVSAVRVAAAGDALLAPEVTRRVIERFAATGVHNSGDPSRDGAEGQRVAYVPPETPAVRTPASAAPIVIELTEREHEVLRLVAAALSNAEIAARLHIGEATVKTHVSNVLQKLGVRDRVAAVVYAHRHGLA; the protein is encoded by the coding sequence ATGCGCGCGGGATTCCGCATGATCCTCGAGGCGGAGGACGGCATCGCGGTGGTCGGCGAGGCCGGGACCGGCGCCGAGGCGGTGGCCGCGGCATCCGCGGTTCGCCCCGACGTCGTGTGCATGGACGTGCAGATGCCCGACATGGACGGCATCGAGGCAACGCGTCGCATCGTCGCCGACCCCTCGGTCGACGCGGCGGTCGTCATCGTGACGACGTTCGACCGCGACGACTACCTCTTCTCGGCGCTGTCGGCGGGGGCATCCGGGTTCCTGCTGAAGAACGCCGGGCCCGAGGAGCTCGTGTCGGCCGTGCGCGTCGCGGCGGCGGGCGACGCGCTGCTCGCGCCGGAGGTGACGCGGCGGGTGATCGAGCGCTTCGCGGCGACGGGGGTGCACAACTCCGGAGACCCGTCGCGCGACGGCGCCGAGGGCCAGCGTGTCGCGTACGTTCCGCCTGAAACTCCGGCGGTGCGCACGCCCGCCTCGGCGGCGCCGATTGTGATCGAGCTCACCGAACGCGAGCACGAAGTTCTCCGGCTCGTCGCCGCCGCTCTCAGCAACGCCGAGATCGCGGCGCGCCTGCACATCGGCGAGGCGACCGTGAAGACGCACGTGTCGAACGTGCTGCAGAAGCTGGGCGTGCGCGATCGCGTCGCGGCGGTCGTCTACGCGCATCGCCACGGGCTCGCCTGA
- a CDS encoding NADPH-dependent FMN reductase, producing the protein MTDRTIGYIVGSISSTSINRRLAKALERLAPEGTTLVEIPIKDLPFYSPDYDADYPQVARDFKQALADVDGVIIVTPEYSRSIPGVLKNALDWAARPWGQGSFNGKPTAVIGTSGGGIATAAAQQHLKAILSHFNAPTLGQPEGYVQSTPGLFTEDGEVTSEQTAEFLSAYLEAFLALVGRYALAREAVAA; encoded by the coding sequence ATGACCGACCGGACCATCGGCTACATCGTCGGGAGCATCTCGTCCACCTCGATCAATCGTCGCCTCGCGAAGGCGCTCGAGCGCCTGGCGCCCGAGGGCACGACGCTCGTCGAGATCCCGATCAAGGACCTCCCCTTCTACTCTCCCGACTACGACGCCGACTATCCGCAGGTCGCGCGCGACTTCAAGCAGGCCCTCGCCGACGTCGACGGCGTCATCATCGTGACCCCCGAGTACAGCCGATCGATCCCCGGTGTGCTCAAGAACGCCCTCGACTGGGCCGCCCGCCCGTGGGGCCAGGGCTCGTTCAACGGCAAGCCCACCGCCGTCATCGGCACGTCGGGCGGCGGCATCGCCACCGCCGCGGCGCAGCAGCACCTCAAGGCGATCCTCAGCCACTTCAACGCCCCCACGCTCGGTCAGCCCGAGGGCTACGTCCAGTCGACCCCCGGCCTGTTCACCGAGGACGGCGAGGTCACGAGCGAGCAGACCGCCGAGTTCCTCAGCGCCTACCTCGAGGCGTTCCTCGCTCTCGTCGGCCGCTACGCCCTCGCGCGTGAGGCGGTCGCCGCGTAA
- a CDS encoding ABC transporter ATP-binding protein: protein MLELRGITKSYGGRRVLDDVSFDVRPGRLTGFVGGNGAGKTTTMRIVLGVLAKDAGTVTLDGAEVTASDRRRFGYMPEERGLYPKMKVLEHIVYLARLHGFSKTDATARATALLERLGLGERLNDNVETLSLGNQQRAQIAAALVHDPSVLILDEPFSGLDPLAVDVVAGVLQQRAAAGAAVIFSSHQLDVVERLCDDLVIIANGTIRAAGARDRLRAEHSSRRFELVSAGDAGWLREEPGVEVLDFDGGYAVFDADSDETAQRILRRAVAQGDVASFAPQHPTLAQIFKEVIQ, encoded by the coding sequence ATGCTCGAACTGCGAGGCATAACCAAGAGCTACGGCGGACGGCGGGTGCTCGACGACGTCTCGTTCGACGTGCGACCCGGTCGGCTGACCGGCTTCGTCGGCGGGAACGGCGCCGGCAAGACCACCACGATGCGGATCGTGCTCGGTGTGCTCGCGAAGGACGCCGGAACGGTCACGCTCGACGGCGCGGAGGTGACCGCCTCCGACCGTCGCCGCTTCGGCTACATGCCCGAGGAGCGGGGGCTCTACCCGAAGATGAAGGTGCTCGAGCACATCGTGTACCTCGCGCGCCTGCACGGGTTCAGCAAGACGGATGCCACGGCTCGCGCCACCGCCCTGCTCGAGCGGCTCGGACTCGGCGAGCGTCTGAACGACAACGTCGAGACGCTCTCGCTCGGCAACCAGCAGCGCGCACAGATCGCAGCGGCGCTCGTGCACGACCCGTCGGTGCTCATCCTCGACGAGCCCTTCTCGGGGCTCGACCCGCTCGCGGTCGACGTCGTAGCCGGAGTGCTGCAGCAGCGCGCGGCGGCCGGTGCGGCGGTGATCTTCTCGTCGCACCAGCTCGACGTCGTCGAGCGCCTGTGCGACGACCTCGTCATCATCGCGAACGGCACGATCCGCGCCGCGGGCGCACGCGACCGGCTCCGCGCCGAGCACTCGAGCCGCCGCTTCGAGCTCGTCTCCGCGGGGGACGCCGGCTGGCTGCGCGAGGAGCCGGGCGTCGAGGTGCTCGACTTCGACGGCGGCTACGCGGTGTTCGACGCCGACAGCGACGAGACCGCCCAGCGGATCCTGCGGCGGGCAGTCGCGCAGGGTGATGTCGCGAGCTTCGCGCCGCAGCATCCGACTCTCGCCCAGATCTTCAAGGAGGTCATCCAGTGA